Within the Mycobacteriales bacterium genome, the region GCCAGCAGCGGCGGCCCGTCGTCGGTCCACGCGGCGACGGCCAGGTAGGGGTAGGTCGCGCGGTCCCACTCGACGTCGACGCGTGAGCCGTCGAGGCCGAGCACGGCAAGCGTCACGTCGGCGTTGGGGGTGCCGGCCGCGGGATAGCTGACCGCGACGGGTCGCCGATCCGGGTGGGCGGGATCGGCGATCCACCACCGCTGCACCGGGGCATGGTCGGCGCGGGCGGCCAGGAGCCGGCTCCCGTCCGGCGCCCACCAGTAACCGCGCAGCCGGCCCATCTCCTCCGCGGCCACGAACTCCGCGAGGCCCCAGGCGACCGGGTCGCCGCCCTCGGCCGCCATGAGCACCGGCTCCCCGCCCCCGGCCGGGACGGCGAACAACACACCGTCGCGGACGTAGGCGACGTGTCTGCCGGTCGGGTCCGGTCGCGGGTCCACGATGCCTCCGGCGCCGACCAGCTCGCGGGTCGCGCCAGTCGCCACATCCACGGTCCAGAGCCGGCCCGACAGGCTGAAGACGGCGAGTGAGGCCGCGCGATCGGCCGCGAACCCGACGATTCCCCCCGCGGTCTCCCGGGCGCGCTCGCGCCGGGCGCGCTCCTCCGCCGGCAGGTCCTCGTCACCCCCGGCGAGCAGCCGGGCCGGGTCCACCAGCAGCCGCTCGGCCCCCGCGGTCACGTCGTAGACCCACAGGCACGTCATCGGGTCGCTGCCGCCGGGCGAGCGCAGGAACAGCACCCGGGAGCCGTCGGCCGAGACGACCGGCGTGCGTGGCTGCCCCAGGGTGAAGCGGCGGGTCCGGGCGCTCTGGCGCGGAAACGAGTCGGCGGGCGGCACGCGTGCACGCTACGGGGAGCCGGGACCACTCGCTCCTACTCGCGGGTAACATTCAGTTGTTACCCGCCAGTAACCCGCCCGGCCGAGCACCCGCCGGCGCCTTGCGTCGAGGAGTCCCGTCATGGGTCACTACGTCAGCAACCTGCGCGACCTGGAGTTCAACCTCTTCGAGGTTCTCGGCCGGGAAGGGGTGCTCGGGCAGGCGCCGTTCGCCGACATCGACGCCGACACCGCCCGCAGCATCCTCGGCGAGGTCGCCCGGCTCGCCGCCGACGACCTCGCCGCGTCGTTCGTGGACGCCGACCGCCACCCGCCGACGTTCGACCCCGAGACCGGCAGCGTGACGCTGCCCGAGTCGTTCACCCGCTCCTACCAGGCGTTCGTCGACGGCGAGTGGGACCGGCTCGAGCTGCCGGAGGAGCTCGGCGGCTTCGGCGCTCCGCCGTCGCTGCGCTGGGCCGCGGCCGAGCTCGTGCTCGGCGCCAACCCGGCGATCTTCATGTACGCCGCGGGGGCCGGGTTCGCCGCGATCCTGCACCGGCTCGGCAACGACGACCAGAAGCGGCTGGCGCAGCTGATGGTCGAGCGCAAGTGGGGCTCGACCATGGTGCTGACCGAGCCCGACGCCGGCTCCGACGTGGGCGCCGGACGCACCAAGGCGGTCCAGCAGCCCGACGGCACCTGGCACATCGAGGGCGTGAAGCGCTTCATCACCAGCGGCGACTGGGACTGGCCGGAGAACATCGTCCACCTCGTGCTCGCCCGGCCGGAGGGCCACGGGCCGGGCACGAAGGGGCTGAGCCTGTTCGTCGTACCCAAGTTCCTCGTCGACTTCGAGACGGGCGAGCTCGGCGAGCGCAACGGCGCCTACGTCGCCAACGTCGAGAAGAAGATGGGGCTGAAGGTCTCGGCCACCTGCGAGCTGCGGTTCGGCGAGAAGCACCCGGCGGTCGGCTACCTGGTCGGCGACGTGCACGACGGCATCCGGCAGATGTTCGAGGTGATCGAGAGCGCCCGGATGATGGTCGGCACCAAGGCCATGGCGACGCTGTCGACGGGCTACCTCAACGCGCGGGAGTTCGCCCGCGAGCGCGAGCAGGGCGCCGACCTCACGCAGATGACGGACAAGGCCGCACCCCGGGTGCCGATCATCGCGCACCCGGACGTGCGCCGGATGCTCATGCTGCAGAAGTCCTACGCCGAAGGCCTGCGAGCGCTGGTCCTCTACACCGCGACCCAGCAGGATGCCGTCGAGATCGCGAAGCGGTCCGGTGGCGCCGACGAGGCCGCGGCGCGGCTGAACGACCTGCTGCTGCCCCTGGTCAAGGGCGTGGGGTCGGAGCGCGCCTACGAGATGCTCGCGCTGTCGCTGCAGACTCTCGGTGGCTCCGGCTTCCTGCAGGACTACCCGGTCGAGCAGTACATCCGCGACGCGAAGATCGACACCCTGTACGAAGGCACCACCGGCATCCAGGGCATGGACCTCTTCTTCCGCAAGATCGTGAAGGACGGCGGCCAGGCGTTGGCAGCCCTCGGCGCCTCGATTCGCGAGTTCGCCGGCTCCGACGCGGGCAACGGCCGGCTGAAGAACGAACGGGCGCTGCTCACGACGGCGCTGGCCGACGTGGAGGCCATGGTCACGACCATGGTCGGCTGGCTGACCGGAGCGGCCGAGCAACCGCGCGAGCTCTACCGCGTCGGGCAGAACACCACCCGGCTGCTCATGGCGCTCGGCGACCTCGTCATCGGCTGGCTGCTGCTGCGGCAGGCCGAGGTGGCTCTGCTGCGGCTGGCCGAGGGCGGGCGCGACCCGGCGTTCTACGAGGGCAAGGTAGCCGCCGCCCGGTTCTTCGCCGCCGTCCGGCTGCCCCTGCTGTCGGCGGAGCGGGCCGTCGTCGAGGCCACCGACCTCGAGCTGATGGAGCTCGATCCGGCCGGCTTCTGACGGTTCGTCCCGCCTCGTCGCAAGTTCGGCTACGTCACTCGTCCGGCGGGCGTGACTCTTCGCTGTCGCGGGTACACACCTCGCAGCCGGGCCGGCACCTCCGGCCCACTGCTGAGGAGGTAGGTCATGGGTATCGGCGTCAGCATCTTCCTGATCGCCGTCGGTGCCATCTTCACGTTCGCACTGCACGCGGATCTGGGCGCCATCGACATCTCGACCGTCGGCATCATCCTGATGGCGGTCGGCGCGTTCGGTCTGCTGCTGGCGCTGACGGCGTTCGGCCCGTGGCGGCGCACGACCGTCGTCGACGACCGCGTTTACGCACAGGACCCGATCGAGCACCACGAGCACGTGCACCGCACGATCTGACCCGGCACGACGTAGCGGCCGGCCCTTCGGGGCCGGCCGTCGTCGTGTCAGGACCAGGCGAGCAGCAGCGACGGGTCGCGCAGCATCGCGCCGACGTCGGCGAGGAAGCGTGAGCCGAGCTCCCCGTCGACGAGGCGGTGGTCGAACGACAGCGCCAGCTGGGTGACCTTGCGGACCGCGATCTCCCCCTCGTGCACCCACGGCATGTCGCGGACCGCGCCGAGGCAGAGGATCGCGGCCTCTCCGGGCGTGAGGATCGGCGTGCCGTTGTCGACGCCGAAGACCCCGACGTTGGTGATCGTGATCGTGCCGCGCTGCATGTCGGCCGGCGCGGTCTTGCCCTCACGAGCGGTACGGGCGAGGTCGGCCAGGGCCTGGGCCAGCTCGGCGAGCGACAACCGCTGCGCGGCCTTGACGTTGGGCACCAGCAGCCCGCGCGGGGTGGCGGCGGCGATGCCCAGGTTGACGTCGCCGTGGACGACGACCTCCTGCCGCTGCTCGTCCCAGGACGAGTTGATCAGCGGATGGCGGCGTACGCCGACGAGCAGCGCGCGGGCCGCCAGCAGCAGCGGGGAGGGTCGCAGCTCGGCGAACTCCGGCGCGCCGGCCAGGCGCTCGAGCAGCGCCATCGACTCGGTCACGTCGACGGTGAGGAACTCCGTGACGTGCGGCGCGGTGAACGCGCTCGCCGTGACCGCGGCCGCCATGGCCTTGCGGACGCCGCGGATCGGGATGCGTTCGTCACCCGCGGCGGGCACCGCGCGCAGCGGCGCCGCACCGCCCGCCGCGCTCTGCACGTCGTCGCGGGTGATGACCCCCTCAGGGCCGGTGCCGCTGACGGAACGCAGGTCGACGCCGAGGTCGCGCGCGAGCTTGCGCACGGGCGGCTTCGCCAGCACCGCGGCCTCGGCGGCGGTCGCCACCGCGGCGCCGGAGCCGCGTTCGGCCTGCTCGAGCCCGCGCCGCGGCGCGGGCGGCTCGGCGGCCACCACCGCAGCCGGGCGGGACCGGCGGCGGCGCCCGCTGCCCTCGCGGGGGCCGTAGCCGACCAGCACGCTCTGCCGCTCCTCACCGGCGACGGCCGACTCGCCCTCGGTGGCGCCCGCGGCGGGCACTGCGGCGTCCGGCGTCGTGGCAGCGTCGTCGACGTCGAAGGTGATGATCGGCCGGCCGACGTCGACGGTCGCGCCTTCGTCGTACAACAGCTCCGCGACGACGCCGGCGTAGGGCGAGGGCACCTCGACGGCCGCCTTGGCGGTCTCCACCTCGACGATCGGCTGGTTGAGCGTGACCGGGTCGCCGGGACTGACCAGCCAGCGCAGGATCTCGCCTTCGGTCAGGCCCTCGCCGAGATCGGGCAGCCGGAACTCCTGCCGCGTCACCACGGCCTCCCTTCACCTCGGGTCGGCAACCGCGTCATCCGTAGGCCAGCGCCCGGTCGACGGCGTCGAGCACCCGGTCGACGTCGGGCAGGTAGTCGTCCTCCAGCCGGCTCGGCGGATACGGCGTGTCGAAACCGCCGACCCTCAGCACCGGCGACTCCAGATGGAAGAACGCCTCCTCGGTGATGCGCGCGGCCAGCTCGGCGCCCATGCCGAGGAAGACCGGGGCTTCGTGGACGACGACGCAGCGGCCGGTGCGGCGGACCGACGCCAGAACCGTGGGCCAGTCGACCGGGGACAGCGACCGCAGATCGACGACCTCGAGGTCGTGGCCGTCCTCCACCGCGGCGGTCGCGGCGTCGAGACAGGTGCGCACCATCGGACCGTAGGCGAGCAGCGTGACGTCGGAACCCGGCCGCACGACTCGGGCTGCGTGCAGCGGCAGCGGTTCGGCCGCCTCGTCGAGCTCGCCCTTCTCCCAGTAGCGCCGCTTGGGCTCGAAGAAGACGACCGGGTCGTCGCAGGCGATCGCCTGCTGGACCATGAAGTAGGCGTCGGCCGGGTCGGCGCAGGCGACGACCTTGAGCCCGGCGGTGTGGGCGAAGTAGGCCTCCGGCGACTCGCTGTGGTGCTCGACCGCGCCGATGCCACCACCGAAGGGGATGCGGATCGTCACCGGCAGCCGCACGTTGCCGCCGGACCGGTAGTGCATCTTCGCCAGCTGGCTGACGATCTGGTTGAAGCTCGGGTAGACGAAGCCGTCGAACTGGATCTCGCAGACCGGCCGGAAGCCGCGCACGGCCAGGCCGATCGCGGTGCCGACGATGCCCGACTCGGCGAGCGGGGTGTCGATCACCCGGTCCTCGCCGAAGTCCTTCTGCAGCCCGTCGGTGACCCGGAAGACCCCGCCGAGCTTGCCGACGTCCTCGCCCATGACGAGCACCTTGGGGTCGCGCTCCATCGCCCGGCGCAGCCCGGCTCCGAGGGCCTTGGCGAGGGTGACGGTCGTCACGGCGCCACCTCCTCGAACGACGCGAGGTAGTCGGCGAAGCGCGCCCGCTCCTCGTCGACCAAGGGGCTGCCGTCGGCATAGACGTGGTCGAAGATCGCGAGCGGGTCCGGGTCGGGCATCCCGATGCAAGCCGCCCGCAGCCGCGCGGCCAGCGCGTCGGCCTCCTCGTCGACCTCGCGGAAGAAGTCGGCGCCGGCGATGCCGCGGCGCGACAGGTAGGCCTTCACCCGCTCGATCGGGTCCTTGAGCTTCCACGTCTCCAGCTCGGAGGCGAGCCGGTAGCGGGTCGGGTCGTCCGAGGTCGTGTGGGCGCCCATGCGATAGGTGAAGGCCTCGATCAACGTGGGTCCCTGACCGGTACGCGCGTCGTCGAGTGCTCTGGTCGTGACGGCGTGCACCGCGAGCACGTCGTTGCCGTCCACGCGTACACCGGGAAAACCGAAGCCCCTCGCCCGCTGGTAGAGGGGGATGCGCGACTGCTTCTCCAACGGCTCGGAGATGGCCCACTGGTTGTTCTGGCAGAAGAACACGACCGGGGCCTGGAAGACGCTCGCCCAGATGAACGACTCGTTGACGTCGCCCTGGCTGGTGGCGCCGTCGCCGAAGTAGGCGATGACCGCCTGGTCGTCACCGTCGCGCTGCAGGCCCATGGCGTAGCCGGTGGCGTG harbors:
- a CDS encoding acyl-CoA dehydrogenase, producing the protein MGHYVSNLRDLEFNLFEVLGREGVLGQAPFADIDADTARSILGEVARLAADDLAASFVDADRHPPTFDPETGSVTLPESFTRSYQAFVDGEWDRLELPEELGGFGAPPSLRWAAAELVLGANPAIFMYAAGAGFAAILHRLGNDDQKRLAQLMVERKWGSTMVLTEPDAGSDVGAGRTKAVQQPDGTWHIEGVKRFITSGDWDWPENIVHLVLARPEGHGPGTKGLSLFVVPKFLVDFETGELGERNGAYVANVEKKMGLKVSATCELRFGEKHPAVGYLVGDVHDGIRQMFEVIESARMMVGTKAMATLSTGYLNAREFAREREQGADLTQMTDKAAPRVPIIAHPDVRRMLMLQKSYAEGLRALVLYTATQQDAVEIAKRSGGADEAAARLNDLLLPLVKGVGSERAYEMLALSLQTLGGSGFLQDYPVEQYIRDAKIDTLYEGTTGIQGMDLFFRKIVKDGGQALAALGASIREFAGSDAGNGRLKNERALLTTALADVEAMVTTMVGWLTGAAEQPRELYRVGQNTTRLLMALGDLVIGWLLLRQAEVALLRLAEGGRDPAFYEGKVAAARFFAAVRLPLLSAERAVVEATDLELMELDPAGF
- a CDS encoding DUF6458 family protein, encoding MGIGVSIFLIAVGAIFTFALHADLGAIDISTVGIILMAVGAFGLLLALTAFGPWRRTTVVDDRVYAQDPIEHHEHVHRTI
- a CDS encoding dihydrolipoamide acetyltransferase family protein, which encodes MVTRQEFRLPDLGEGLTEGEILRWLVSPGDPVTLNQPIVEVETAKAAVEVPSPYAGVVAELLYDEGATVDVGRPIITFDVDDAATTPDAAVPAAGATEGESAVAGEERQSVLVGYGPREGSGRRRRSRPAAVVAAEPPAPRRGLEQAERGSGAAVATAAEAAVLAKPPVRKLARDLGVDLRSVSGTGPEGVITRDDVQSAAGGAAPLRAVPAAGDERIPIRGVRKAMAAAVTASAFTAPHVTEFLTVDVTESMALLERLAGAPEFAELRPSPLLLAARALLVGVRRHPLINSSWDEQRQEVVVHGDVNLGIAAATPRGLLVPNVKAAQRLSLAELAQALADLARTAREGKTAPADMQRGTITITNVGVFGVDNGTPILTPGEAAILCLGAVRDMPWVHEGEIAVRKVTQLALSFDHRLVDGELGSRFLADVGAMLRDPSLLLAWS
- a CDS encoding alpha-ketoacid dehydrogenase subunit beta, with product MTTVTLAKALGAGLRRAMERDPKVLVMGEDVGKLGGVFRVTDGLQKDFGEDRVIDTPLAESGIVGTAIGLAVRGFRPVCEIQFDGFVYPSFNQIVSQLAKMHYRSGGNVRLPVTIRIPFGGGIGAVEHHSESPEAYFAHTAGLKVVACADPADAYFMVQQAIACDDPVVFFEPKRRYWEKGELDEAAEPLPLHAARVVRPGSDVTLLAYGPMVRTCLDAATAAVEDGHDLEVVDLRSLSPVDWPTVLASVRRTGRCVVVHEAPVFLGMGAELAARITEEAFFHLESPVLRVGGFDTPYPPSRLEDDYLPDVDRVLDAVDRALAYG
- the pdhA gene encoding pyruvate dehydrogenase (acetyl-transferring) E1 component subunit alpha, yielding MTTRPQASVRELVQLLTPEGERVEHPDYEPLIPDDQIPAVYRDLAMVRRIDVEATALQRQGQLGIWASLLGQEAAQVGSARALRDNDYCFPTYREHGVAYCRGVDPLKLLALFRGVTNGGWDPQAFHGFHLYTIVIGSQTLHATGYAMGLQRDGDDQAVIAYFGDGATSQGDVNESFIWASVFQAPVVFFCQNNQWAISEPLEKQSRIPLYQRARGFGFPGVRVDGNDVLAVHAVTTRALDDARTGQGPTLIEAFTYRMGAHTTSDDPTRYRLASELETWKLKDPIERVKAYLSRRGIAGADFFREVDEEADALAARLRAACIGMPDPDPLAIFDHVYADGSPLVDEERARFADYLASFEEVAP